The genomic interval CGCTTTGCCTGAACGGTGGCCTGCGTGAGAGACTCTTGGCTATAACCCGGCAAAGGGGCAATCTCAGCGAGGCTTTGCCGCCCACTTTGCCAAAGCTCGACCACTAACCCGCTACGATAAGTCACACCTTGGTCGCCAAAACGCGCCGGTTCAACAACACCTTGCCTCTTAAAAGGTATACAATAGCGCCACAACGACGCTTTCTTTTCGGTAATCACCATGACTTCTCAGCATTAGGGATTGCGTGGATAGCGATCAAAATTCGGTGGGCGCTTTTCGTTGAACGCATTGCGTCCTTCTTGACCTTCTTCTGTCATATAAAACAGCATAGTGGCATTGCCCGCCAACTCTTGTAGCCCAGCTTGACCATCGCAATCGGCGTTGAGCGCCGCCTTCAAACAGCGCAGAGCCATCGGGCTGTGCTGGCGTATTTCTCGGCACCAGCGCACGGTTTCTCGCTCTAAATTCGCCAAGGGAACCACCGTATTGACCAACCCCATTTGCAAAGCTTCATGCGCATCATAGAAACGACACAAAAACCAAATCTCACGCGCTTTTTTCTGGCCGACAATACGCGCCATGTAAGAAGCGCCCCAACCGCCGTCAAAAGAGCCCACTTTCGGACCAGTTTGACCAAATTGGGCATTGTCTGCGGCAATGGTTAAATCGCACATCATGTGAAGCACATGGCCACCGCCTACCGCCCAACCGGCGACCGATGCGATAACCGGCTTTGGACAAGTGCGAATATCACGCTGTAAATCCAAAACATTTAAATGATGTGTCCCTTGTTCATCGCGATAACCGCCATAATCGCCACGCACTTTTTGATCGCCCCCAGAACAAAATGCCTTATCGCCAAGGCCGGTAAAAATAATTACACCAATATTGGGGTCGTAGCGGGCCACCGATAAAGCGGCGATCATTTCTTTTACCGTCTGTGGCCGAAATGCATTGTGGACTGACGGGCGTGCGATGGTAATTTTGGCGATGCCCTCTTCAGAAGTGTGATACAAAATATCTTGATACGCTATTGCCGATGGCTGCCACTTAATCGGGGCGTAAAGGCTTTGTTCGCTCATACCTACCGTTTGACTCATAACACCATACCTTTTCCTCGTTACATTACATTGTCGCGTTAGTTAACCGACATCACCTTGTCAAAACCAT from Vibrio sp. HB236076 carries:
- the menB gene encoding 1,4-dihydroxy-2-naphthoyl-CoA synthase, with translation MSQTVGMSEQSLYAPIKWQPSAIAYQDILYHTSEEGIAKITIARPSVHNAFRPQTVKEMIAALSVARYDPNIGVIIFTGLGDKAFCSGGDQKVRGDYGGYRDEQGTHHLNVLDLQRDIRTCPKPVIASVAGWAVGGGHVLHMMCDLTIAADNAQFGQTGPKVGSFDGGWGASYMARIVGQKKAREIWFLCRFYDAHEALQMGLVNTVVPLANLERETVRWCREIRQHSPMALRCLKAALNADCDGQAGLQELAGNATMLFYMTEEGQEGRNAFNEKRPPNFDRYPRNP